The following coding sequences lie in one Deinobacterium chartae genomic window:
- a CDS encoding glutaredoxin family protein — MSDGEYRLYSRPGCHLCEQAEALLRDLGLEFTVVDISNDADLEAAFGWDIPVLTHGNQVLLKGIFNRVRLERAGLTFSSVRR; from the coding sequence GTGAGCGACGGCGAATACCGGCTGTACTCGCGCCCCGGCTGCCACCTGTGCGAACAGGCCGAGGCGCTGCTGCGTGACCTGGGCCTCGAGTTCACGGTGGTGGACATCTCGAACGACGCGGACCTCGAGGCCGCCTTCGGCTGGGATATCCCGGTGCTGACCCACGGGAATCAGGTGTTGCTGAAGGGAATTTTCAACCGGGTTCGCCTCGAGCGCGCAGGGCTAACCTTTTCGTCCGTGCGCCGTTAG
- a CDS encoding prolipoprotein diacylglyceryl transferase, whose product MDPIFIQIGSFTIAWYGVLMTAGILGGAIIGQRLAKARGLNASLFSDMAFWLVVWGIIGARIGFIVTSPQDFVGKGFIDYINIRAGGLSIHGGLIAGLLAFAYYVWRYKLNFYRYVDIMTPAIGLGVIGGRLGNIMNGSDTVGRLTGWPVGFTWPTWATGFPGVCKTAGGGYDLVGYAPCIEAAVRGPVHFTQLYGVIIGIILLVASFYWLRSKRPGWAFWQLVLWYSLLRAGVEETFRLNPLSWPVFLSEGPDASGIGLFTLTQVVSIPLIIVAIIMLVIIRKRPEEPVVLPAPETNPTPQVKNA is encoded by the coding sequence ATGGACCCCATCTTTATCCAAATCGGTAGCTTTACCATCGCCTGGTACGGCGTTCTGATGACCGCAGGCATTCTGGGCGGTGCCATCATCGGCCAGCGGCTTGCCAAGGCGCGCGGACTGAATGCCTCGCTCTTTTCCGACATGGCCTTCTGGCTGGTCGTGTGGGGCATCATCGGGGCCCGCATCGGTTTCATCGTGACCAGCCCGCAGGACTTCGTGGGCAAGGGCTTTATTGACTACATCAACATCCGCGCGGGCGGCCTGTCGATTCACGGCGGCCTGATCGCGGGACTGCTGGCGTTCGCCTACTACGTGTGGCGCTACAAGCTGAACTTTTACCGCTACGTGGACATCATGACCCCGGCGATCGGCCTGGGTGTGATCGGCGGACGCCTGGGCAACATCATGAACGGTTCGGACACGGTGGGCCGCCTGACCGGCTGGCCGGTCGGCTTTACCTGGCCCACCTGGGCGACCGGTTTTCCGGGCGTGTGCAAGACCGCAGGCGGCGGCTACGACCTGGTCGGTTACGCGCCCTGCATCGAGGCCGCCGTACGCGGGCCGGTGCACTTCACCCAGCTCTACGGCGTGATCATCGGCATCATCTTGCTGGTGGCCTCGTTCTACTGGCTGCGCTCCAAGCGGCCCGGCTGGGCCTTCTGGCAACTGGTGCTGTGGTACAGCCTGCTGCGGGCAGGCGTGGAAGAAACCTTCCGCCTCAACCCGCTGAGCTGGCCGGTGTTCCTCTCCGAAGGCCCAGACGCCTCCGGCATCGGCCTGTTTACCCTGACCCAGGTCGTGTCCATTCCCCTGATCATCGTGGCCATCATCATGCTGGTCATCATCCGCAAGCGTCCCGAGGAGCCGGTGGTACTCCCCGCGCCCGAAACCAACCCTACCCCCCAGGTGAAGAATGCTTGA
- a CDS encoding lysozyme inhibitor LprI family protein yields the protein MRPFLTWTGLLALTLSGFSARASLSDCKGGDQAAWTRCMERELRDSDRTINAVYSAQMAPLGAEQRTALRDAQRLWLRTRDRACGLDPRESNRERWFRSILRDGARTVCVVRFTHARIAELKRYVPTAPSFAETYDGDEYEYRGRREVVRGKYYLEVTVDSGKVARRAETELFVSVCSDRECSGRSVRARKDTASQARETVGVAFDLDNGRIYTHSNGQWDARPGSAEGRDLSLTGAFYAYVTSSTSLRDLVRSGLVSVHLEGPFRHPVPKGYRPLGR from the coding sequence ATGAGACCCTTCCTGACCTGGACCGGCCTGCTGGCCCTGACGCTGAGCGGTTTTTCTGCCCGTGCGTCCCTATCCGACTGCAAAGGAGGCGACCAGGCCGCCTGGACCCGCTGTATGGAGCGCGAACTGCGCGACTCGGACCGCACGATCAACGCGGTCTACAGCGCGCAGATGGCCCCACTGGGCGCTGAGCAACGCACCGCGCTGCGCGACGCGCAGCGCCTGTGGCTGCGCACGCGGGACCGCGCCTGCGGCCTCGATCCGCGCGAGAGCAACCGCGAACGCTGGTTCCGCAGCATCCTTCGGGACGGGGCCCGGACCGTGTGCGTGGTCCGCTTCACCCATGCGCGCATCGCCGAACTCAAGCGCTACGTGCCGACAGCGCCTTCGTTTGCAGAGACCTACGACGGCGACGAATACGAGTACCGGGGACGCCGCGAGGTCGTGCGCGGCAAATACTACCTCGAGGTAACCGTAGACAGCGGCAAGGTGGCGCGCCGCGCCGAAACCGAGCTGTTCGTGAGCGTTTGCAGCGACCGCGAGTGCTCGGGCCGCTCGGTGCGGGCTCGCAAGGATACGGCCTCACAGGCGCGCGAGACCGTGGGCGTGGCCTTTGATCTCGACAACGGACGCATCTACACGCACAGCAACGGCCAGTGGGACGCCCGGCCGGGCAGCGCGGAAGGGCGCGACCTCTCGCTCACCGGAGCGTTTTACGCCTACGTCACCTCGAGCACCTCGCTGCGCGACCTGGTACGGTCAGGACTGGTCAGCGTCCACCTCGAGGGGCCCTTCCGCCATCCTGTTCCCAAGGGATACCGGCCGCTGGGCCGCTGA
- a CDS encoding 3-hydroxyacyl-CoA dehydrogenase family protein produces the protein MIFGVIGAGQMGSGIAQVAAQSGFQVILRDVEERFLERARSGMQASLGKLHEKGRLEETPEAVLERVRFTTRLEDFAQADLVVEAIVEHEPTKLELFRTLGSVVQPQGVLASNTSSIPITRLATASGRPERFIGMHFMNPVPLMALVEVIRGYSTSDETAAFITETARKMGKTPIECNDFPGFVSNRILMPMINEAVQCVMEGVATPEAIDGIMKLGMNHPMGPLTLADFIGLDTCLSIMEVLHHGLGDDKYRPSPLLRKMVQAGLLGRKSGRGFYSYA, from the coding sequence ATGATTTTCGGAGTGATCGGCGCAGGACAGATGGGTTCGGGCATCGCTCAGGTAGCGGCCCAGAGCGGATTTCAGGTGATCCTGCGCGACGTCGAGGAACGTTTCCTCGAGCGCGCGCGTAGCGGAATGCAGGCAAGCCTGGGCAAGCTGCACGAGAAAGGTCGCCTCGAGGAAACGCCCGAGGCGGTGCTGGAGCGCGTGCGCTTCACCACCCGCCTCGAGGACTTCGCGCAGGCTGATCTGGTGGTCGAGGCCATCGTGGAGCACGAGCCGACCAAACTCGAGCTGTTCCGGACCCTGGGCAGCGTGGTGCAGCCTCAGGGGGTGCTGGCCTCGAACACCTCCTCGATTCCGATCACCCGGCTCGCGACCGCCTCGGGCCGCCCGGAGCGCTTTATCGGGATGCACTTTATGAACCCGGTGCCGCTGATGGCGCTGGTCGAGGTGATCCGCGGCTACTCCACCTCGGACGAGACCGCCGCGTTCATCACCGAAACCGCGCGCAAGATGGGCAAAACGCCCATCGAGTGCAACGATTTTCCCGGCTTCGTGTCGAACCGCATCCTGATGCCCATGATCAACGAGGCGGTGCAGTGCGTGATGGAGGGGGTCGCGACCCCGGAGGCGATCGACGGCATCATGAAGCTGGGCATGAACCACCCGATGGGGCCGCTGACGCTGGCGGACTTTATCGGTCTGGACACCTGCCTCTCGATCATGGAGGTGCTGCACCACGGCCTGGGCGACGACAAGTACCGGCCCAGTCCGCTGCTGCGCAAGATGGTGCAGGCGGGCCTGCTCGGCCGCAAGAGCGGCAGGGGGTTTTACTCGTACGCCTGA
- the glmU gene encoding bifunctional UDP-N-acetylglucosamine diphosphorylase/glucosamine-1-phosphate N-acetyltransferase GlmU, with translation MLDVVILAAGQGSRMKSKLPKVLHPLAGRSMVGYSVQRAQQLGAHNIVLVTGHGAEQVEAAFEGAGVQFVRQDRQLGTAHAFLQAAPLLRGDEILLLYGDTPLIRLETLEAMLAHHRATGAGLTILTAVLEDATGYGRIVRDERGEVAAIVEEKAASPEQRRIREFNSGVYLMDARAGKLAERITNDNPAGEYYLTDLLALYRAEGARVEAFQIDDALEVLGANDRAQLAEAEAVMRRRVALRHMRAGVTLQDPETTYIDDTVEIGRDCTLAPGVILAGHTVLGEDVTIGAYSVLRDVHVHSGASVRSHSVLEGAVLEAGADAGPFARLRPGAQLGAGAHVGNFVEVKNARLGEGTKAGHLAYLGDATLGAGVNVGAGTITANYDGVTKHPTHIQDGAFIGSNSVLVAPVTVGRGAIVAAGSAVTSDVPEGDLAVARGRQRNVEGYARRFWSQARERIASKLPVIRAWLDEN, from the coding sequence ATGCTTGATGTCGTGATCCTGGCTGCCGGTCAAGGCAGCCGTATGAAGTCCAAACTCCCCAAGGTCTTGCACCCGCTCGCTGGCCGCTCGATGGTCGGATACTCGGTGCAGCGTGCGCAACAGCTGGGCGCGCACAACATCGTGCTGGTCACCGGGCACGGGGCCGAACAGGTCGAAGCGGCCTTCGAGGGAGCCGGGGTGCAGTTCGTGCGCCAAGACCGCCAGCTCGGTACCGCTCACGCCTTCTTGCAGGCGGCCCCGCTGCTGAGAGGCGACGAGATCTTGCTGCTGTACGGAGACACCCCCCTGATCCGCCTCGAGACCCTCGAGGCGATGTTGGCGCACCACCGCGCCACGGGCGCGGGCCTCACCATCTTGACCGCGGTGCTCGAGGACGCCACCGGTTACGGCCGCATCGTGCGTGACGAGCGCGGCGAGGTGGCCGCCATCGTGGAGGAGAAGGCCGCCAGCCCCGAGCAGCGCCGCATCCGCGAGTTCAACTCGGGCGTGTACCTGATGGACGCCCGCGCCGGTAAGCTCGCCGAGCGCATCACCAACGACAATCCGGCCGGAGAGTACTACCTGACCGACCTGCTAGCCCTCTACCGCGCCGAGGGTGCACGCGTGGAGGCCTTCCAGATCGACGACGCCCTCGAGGTGCTCGGTGCCAACGACCGCGCGCAGCTGGCCGAGGCCGAGGCGGTGATGCGCCGCAGGGTGGCGCTGCGTCACATGCGCGCCGGCGTGACCCTGCAAGACCCCGAGACGACTTACATCGATGACACGGTCGAGATCGGGCGCGACTGCACCCTGGCTCCGGGCGTGATCCTCGCGGGCCACACGGTGCTTGGCGAAGACGTGACAATCGGAGCCTACAGTGTGCTGCGCGATGTACACGTTCACTCGGGAGCCAGCGTGCGCAGCCACTCGGTCCTCGAGGGGGCCGTGCTCGAAGCGGGAGCGGACGCCGGGCCGTTCGCACGCCTGCGTCCGGGCGCTCAGCTTGGGGCAGGCGCGCACGTGGGGAATTTCGTGGAGGTCAAGAATGCGCGGCTGGGAGAAGGAACCAAGGCGGGACACCTGGCCTACCTGGGAGATGCGACCCTGGGTGCGGGTGTGAACGTCGGCGCCGGAACGATCACCGCGAACTACGACGGGGTGACCAAGCACCCGACCCACATCCAAGACGGGGCCTTTATCGGGAGCAACTCGGTGCTGGTCGCTCCGGTGACGGTCGGTCGCGGGGCCATCGTGGCCGCTGGAAGTGCCGTTACCAGCGACGTGCCCGAAGGAGATCTGGCGGTGGCCCGTGGGCGGCAGCGCAACGTGGAGGGCTACGCGCGGCGCTTCTGGTCGCAGGCCCGCGAGCGGATTGCGAGCAAGCTCCCGGTGATCCGCGCCTGGCTTGACGAGAATTAA
- a CDS encoding STAS domain-containing protein, whose product MITWTLIEPDAARFELTGRIDLHGAPDLRIALDEALEAGARQLDLEMSGVTLLDSSGLATLVDGARSARAQGGDLRIISPSYSVARLLELTELDEHLEVVQGNSLKA is encoded by the coding sequence ATGATCACCTGGACCCTGATCGAACCCGACGCGGCGCGTTTCGAACTGACCGGCCGCATCGACCTTCATGGCGCGCCGGACCTGCGGATCGCCCTCGACGAGGCCCTCGAAGCCGGTGCGCGGCAGCTTGACCTCGAGATGAGCGGAGTGACCCTGCTGGATTCCTCGGGGCTGGCCACCCTGGTAGACGGCGCCCGATCGGCCCGCGCGCAGGGCGGGGACCTGCGCATCATCTCGCCCAGCTACAGCGTGGCACGCCTGCTCGAGCTGACCGAGCTCGACGAACACCTCGAGGTGGTCCAGGGCAACAGCCTCAAAGCCTGA
- a CDS encoding CAP domain-containing protein, with translation MFRALYPLGLLGLLGACDLRSERSAEQHLFDRVNRVRAQARSCGSATMDKAGPLRMDPRLAQAAALRAAEPQRTVTAAVRESGLEKFDALSESQVRGSKTFDTALDAWLADQAHCLNLMNDRFVRAGVGRHHDRWVLLMMAP, from the coding sequence ATGTTCAGAGCGCTTTATCCGCTGGGGCTGCTGGGGCTGCTGGGTGCCTGCGACCTGCGCTCGGAGCGCTCGGCGGAGCAGCATCTGTTCGACCGGGTAAACCGCGTGCGCGCGCAGGCGCGCAGTTGTGGCAGCGCCACCATGGACAAGGCAGGTCCGCTTCGGATGGACCCACGGCTGGCGCAGGCCGCTGCGCTGCGGGCGGCCGAGCCGCAGCGGACGGTGACGGCGGCGGTGCGGGAGTCCGGCCTGGAGAAGTTCGACGCGCTGAGCGAGAGCCAGGTGCGGGGGAGCAAGACGTTTGATACCGCCCTGGATGCCTGGCTGGCAGACCAGGCGCACTGCCTGAACCTGATGAACGACCGCTTCGTGCGTGCGGGGGTGGGCCGTCACCACGACCGCTGGGTGCTGCTGATGATGGCTCCCTGA
- a CDS encoding bifunctional 3-deoxy-7-phosphoheptulonate synthase/chorismate mutase — protein sequence MDQIAELRSEIDRINHQILALLSERAQIVTQIGQLHSLMGKPHYDPAREEQMLRDLAAANPGPFPEATVKKLFKEIFKASLDLEETQDKKQLLISRKVKAEDTVLELGDLRIGGGNAPFLIAGPCSIESEEQMESTAQFLSGYGVKVLRGGAYKPRTSPYGFQGMGVDGLILGRHAADANGQMFVTEVMDTRDVEIVAEYADLLQIGARNMHNFALLREVGRARKPVLLKRGLSATMEEWLYAAEYILAEGNPDVILCERGIRTYEKWTRNTLDLSAVAVAKQETHLPVVVDVTHAAGRRDLLIPLAKAALAVGADGIHVEVHPSPATALSDNEQQLDFAGFTRFYDAIAPMLKREPVLG from the coding sequence ATGGATCAAATCGCCGAACTCCGCTCCGAGATCGACCGGATCAATCACCAGATTCTGGCCCTGCTCTCCGAGCGCGCCCAGATCGTCACCCAGATCGGCCAACTGCACTCCCTGATGGGCAAACCCCACTACGATCCTGCCCGCGAGGAGCAGATGCTGCGCGACCTCGCTGCGGCCAACCCCGGCCCCTTCCCCGAGGCGACGGTCAAGAAGCTGTTCAAGGAGATCTTCAAGGCCAGCCTTGACCTCGAGGAGACCCAGGACAAGAAGCAGCTGCTGATCTCGCGCAAGGTCAAGGCCGAGGACACGGTCCTCGAGCTGGGCGACCTGCGCATCGGGGGCGGCAACGCGCCGTTCTTGATCGCCGGTCCCTGCTCGATCGAGTCCGAGGAGCAGATGGAGTCCACGGCCCAGTTCCTGTCCGGCTACGGCGTCAAGGTGCTGCGTGGCGGGGCTTACAAGCCGCGCACCAGCCCGTACGGCTTCCAGGGCATGGGTGTGGACGGACTGATTCTGGGTCGCCACGCGGCGGACGCCAACGGGCAGATGTTCGTTACCGAGGTGATGGATACCCGTGACGTGGAGATCGTGGCCGAGTACGCCGACTTGCTGCAGATCGGCGCGCGCAACATGCACAACTTCGCGCTGCTGCGCGAGGTGGGCCGCGCACGCAAGCCGGTGCTGCTCAAGCGCGGTCTGTCGGCGACCATGGAAGAGTGGCTGTACGCCGCCGAGTACATCCTGGCCGAGGGTAACCCCGACGTGATCTTGTGCGAGCGCGGCATCCGCACGTACGAGAAGTGGACGCGCAACACGCTGGACCTTTCGGCGGTCGCGGTCGCCAAGCAAGAGACCCACCTGCCGGTCGTGGTGGACGTGACCCACGCCGCCGGTCGCCGCGACCTGCTGATCCCGCTGGCCAAGGCCGCGCTGGCGGTCGGTGCCGACGGCATCCACGTGGAGGTGCACCCCAGCCCCGCCACCGCGCTGTCCGACAACGAACAACAGCTGGACTTCGCCGGCTTTACCCGCTTTTACGATGCGATCGCGCCCATGCTCAAGCGCGAGCCGGTGCTCGGCTGA
- the cimA gene encoding citramalate synthase, producing the protein MNITLLDTTLRDGALTEDINLSIPDKLRLASLIDSLGVTYLEGGWPQVFESDLEFFEQAAELDLKAKLTVFGATRRPETRVDRDANLRLMLAASTPVVHLYGKVWTLHVEKVLRTTRKENLAMLRDSVEFMKSHGKEVIFTAEHFFDGLRTDPGYALENIQVALEAGADVLSLGDSNGGALPWEIEAGVKQVLQMAGGRPVGLHLHDDLGMALGNALAGVHAGATHVQGTVNGYGARTGITDLTTLLPILKLKMGQEVVSDEQLARLTRVAHQVAEIVGLGGEMAYKPVVGDKVFAHKTQTHVSAVLSDPEAYETIDPERVGNRRKLLIPGLTRPTYLQEIARRYGVDLSGDSVANARILEVLRKLEEQGYTFEDAEASLELRLGYLSGRFQPILEVERLRLFQVIRGRTQSVVEAALRARVDGRAEYVAAEGEGPIDTLYRVILEALSVVENLDYRSYMQNVLVSAFRVRTLSSGGEDLRVRVSISMHDGQREWTTVGIDSDLIRAAWLALVDGVEYGLLTRRRPDPDAGAAISSPS; encoded by the coding sequence ATGAACATCACCCTGCTCGACACCACCCTGCGCGACGGGGCCCTGACCGAGGACATCAACCTCTCGATCCCGGACAAACTGCGGCTGGCCAGCTTGATCGACTCGCTCGGCGTCACCTACCTCGAGGGCGGCTGGCCTCAGGTGTTCGAGTCGGACCTCGAGTTCTTCGAGCAGGCAGCGGAGTTGGACCTGAAGGCCAAACTGACCGTCTTCGGCGCGACCCGCCGCCCCGAGACCCGGGTGGACCGCGACGCGAACCTGCGGCTGATGCTGGCCGCAAGCACGCCGGTGGTCCACCTGTACGGCAAGGTCTGGACCCTGCACGTGGAGAAGGTGCTGCGCACCACCCGCAAGGAGAACCTGGCGATGCTGCGCGACTCGGTCGAATTCATGAAGTCGCACGGCAAGGAGGTCATCTTCACCGCCGAGCACTTCTTCGACGGCCTGCGCACGGACCCCGGCTACGCCCTGGAGAACATCCAAGTGGCCCTCGAGGCAGGCGCGGACGTGCTGAGCCTGGGGGACTCGAACGGCGGGGCGCTCCCCTGGGAGATCGAGGCGGGCGTAAAACAGGTGCTGCAGATGGCCGGGGGGCGCCCGGTGGGCCTGCACCTGCACGACGACCTGGGAATGGCGCTGGGCAACGCCCTGGCCGGCGTGCACGCCGGAGCCACCCACGTGCAGGGCACCGTGAACGGCTACGGGGCGCGCACCGGCATCACCGACCTGACCACGCTGCTGCCGATCTTGAAGCTCAAGATGGGCCAGGAGGTCGTCAGCGACGAGCAACTCGCCCGCCTGACCCGGGTGGCCCACCAGGTGGCCGAGATCGTAGGGCTCGGCGGCGAGATGGCCTACAAGCCGGTGGTGGGCGACAAGGTTTTCGCGCACAAGACCCAGACCCACGTCTCGGCGGTGCTGTCCGATCCCGAGGCGTACGAGACCATCGATCCGGAGCGGGTCGGCAATCGCCGCAAACTGCTGATTCCCGGCCTCACGCGCCCCACGTACCTGCAAGAGATCGCGCGGCGCTACGGCGTGGACCTCAGCGGCGACTCGGTCGCCAACGCCCGCATCCTCGAGGTGCTGCGCAAGCTCGAGGAACAGGGTTATACCTTCGAGGACGCCGAGGCCAGCCTCGAGCTGCGGCTGGGCTACCTCTCGGGGCGCTTCCAGCCGATCCTTGAGGTGGAGCGCCTGCGGCTGTTCCAGGTGATTCGCGGGCGCACGCAGAGCGTGGTGGAAGCCGCGCTGCGCGCCCGGGTGGACGGGCGCGCCGAGTACGTGGCGGCCGAAGGCGAAGGGCCGATCGACACGCTGTACCGGGTGATCCTCGAGGCGCTGTCGGTGGTCGAAAACCTCGATTACCGCAGCTACATGCAAAACGTCTTGGTGAGCGCTTTCCGGGTGCGTACGCTCAGCTCGGGCGGCGAGGACCTGCGGGTGCGGGTCTCGATCTCCATGCACGACGGGCAGCGCGAGTGGACCACGGTCGGCATCGACTCGGACCTGATCCGCGCGGCGTGGCTGGCACTGGTCGACGGTGTGGAGTACGGCCTGCTGACCCGGCGTCGCCCCGATCCGGACGCCGGTGCGGCGATTTCTTCCCCGAGCTGA
- a CDS encoding DUF456 domain-containing protein, which produces MWQTFVFVAIWLVGTVATFVPVLPATLIVWLGALVYALLTGFQEITVWWLLGLGIVALATSFVDNIAAAVGAGRFGGSRAAGWGALVGSIIGIFLGPLGILIGPMAGAVVAELITGRPFDQAVRAAWGTVLGLAASVVVKFMIHLLMGIAVLWRIAQ; this is translated from the coding sequence GTGTGGCAAACCTTTGTGTTCGTGGCGATCTGGCTGGTAGGTACGGTCGCGACCTTCGTTCCGGTGCTGCCCGCCACCCTGATCGTGTGGCTGGGTGCCCTGGTTTACGCGCTGCTGACCGGTTTTCAGGAAATCACCGTCTGGTGGCTGCTGGGCCTCGGCATAGTCGCGCTGGCCACCAGCTTCGTGGATAACATCGCCGCTGCCGTGGGCGCCGGACGTTTCGGCGGCAGCCGCGCGGCCGGCTGGGGTGCTCTGGTCGGCTCGATCATCGGAATTTTCCTGGGCCCGCTGGGCATTCTGATCGGCCCGATGGCCGGTGCGGTGGTCGCCGAACTGATCACCGGCCGCCCCTTCGACCAGGCGGTGCGCGCGGCCTGGGGAACGGTGCTGGGTCTGGCGGCCTCGGTGGTGGTCAAGTTCATGATTCACCTGCTGATGGGTATCGCGGTGCTGTGGAGGATCGCGCAGTGA
- a CDS encoding thiolase family protein encodes MKAVIVAASRTPIGRFMGSLTPLKATELGTLTLRATLERAGVPLEAVEEVIMGNVVQAGNGQNPARQAALKAGLPSEVGALTVNKVCGSGLKAVILAAQSIRAGDQRAVLAGGMESMSNAPHLLPAARQGYRLGHAQLLDANLQDGLWCALTDQHMGLTAELVSREHRVSREEMDAFALESHRKSLEAQSQGRFAREIVPAVIEGRKGSVTVDADESPRADTSLESLARLRPAFDPQGCVTAGNAPGLSDGAASLLVMSEDAARAHGLRPLAVIEGYATGGLAPEWVMMTPVPATRKLLERLGWSAADVDLWELNEAFAVQSVAVMRELGLEADRVNVNGGAVALGHPIGASGARILVTLLHALEQRDKELGIATLCMGGGNGLALAVRRV; translated from the coding sequence ATGAAAGCAGTGATCGTCGCGGCCAGCCGCACCCCCATCGGCCGCTTTATGGGCAGCTTGACGCCGCTCAAGGCCACCGAACTCGGCACCCTCACCCTGCGCGCCACCCTCGAGCGGGCCGGCGTACCCCTCGAGGCCGTAGAAGAAGTGATCATGGGCAACGTGGTCCAGGCCGGCAACGGCCAGAACCCGGCCAGACAGGCCGCCTTGAAAGCCGGACTTCCGAGCGAGGTCGGGGCCCTGACCGTGAACAAGGTGTGCGGCTCGGGCCTCAAGGCGGTGATCTTAGCCGCGCAGAGCATCCGCGCCGGGGACCAGCGGGCGGTCCTCGCGGGCGGCATGGAGAGCATGTCCAACGCCCCGCACCTGCTGCCCGCAGCGCGGCAGGGCTACCGCCTGGGCCACGCCCAGTTGCTCGACGCCAACTTGCAAGACGGCCTGTGGTGCGCCCTGACCGATCAGCACATGGGGCTGACCGCCGAACTCGTGAGCCGCGAGCACCGGGTTTCGCGCGAGGAGATGGACGCCTTTGCGCTCGAAAGCCACCGCAAGAGCCTCGAGGCGCAGTCCCAGGGGCGCTTCGCCCGCGAGATCGTTCCGGCAGTGATCGAGGGCCGCAAGGGCAGCGTGACCGTGGACGCCGACGAGAGCCCGCGCGCCGACACCTCGCTCGAGTCGCTCGCCCGGCTGCGCCCGGCCTTTGACCCGCAGGGCTGCGTGACCGCCGGCAACGCCCCGGGCTTATCGGACGGTGCGGCCAGCTTGCTGGTGATGTCCGAAGACGCCGCCCGCGCCCACGGCCTGCGACCCCTGGCGGTCATCGAGGGCTACGCCACCGGAGGCCTCGCCCCCGAGTGGGTGATGATGACCCCCGTACCCGCCACCCGCAAGCTGCTCGAGCGGCTCGGCTGGAGTGCTGCCGACGTGGACCTGTGGGAGCTGAACGAGGCGTTTGCGGTGCAGTCGGTGGCGGTCATGCGCGAACTGGGCCTCGAGGCCGACCGGGTGAACGTCAACGGCGGCGCGGTGGCGCTGGGTCACCCGATCGGGGCCTCGGGCGCCCGCATCCTGGTCACGCTGCTACACGCCCTCGAGCAGCGCGACAAGGAGCTGGGGATCGCCACGCTGTGCATGGGCGGCGGCAACGGGCTGGCCCTGGCGGTCCGGCGGGTTTAG
- the tatC gene encoding twin-arginine translocase subunit TatC, with protein sequence MARRSRRTPMVEAPLMDHLEELRLRLFYMLGFWAAGAALAWTYRGPLLELLKHPIRFAKGEVNLVAIQLTDQLFVSLSVALWGGLIVALPFMLHQVWLFVMPGLTATERRWAVPFILGAGLSFGLGTVFCYQIILPYAVPFLVDFLDGAVIVNLNIAQYISQILTYLAVFGLIFELPILAFLLTKIGLVNARMLGSVRRFAFVIILIVSAIITPTSDPVNLMLMAGPLYLLYEVGIIVSRFAAPRPVAVEQEELEV encoded by the coding sequence ATGGCCAGACGTTCCCGCCGCACCCCCATGGTCGAGGCTCCGCTGATGGACCACCTCGAGGAGTTGCGCCTGCGCCTGTTTTACATGCTGGGCTTCTGGGCGGCGGGTGCGGCGCTGGCCTGGACATACCGGGGTCCGCTGCTGGAACTGCTCAAGCATCCGATCCGCTTCGCCAAGGGCGAGGTGAACCTGGTGGCGATCCAGCTGACCGACCAGCTGTTTGTGAGCCTCTCGGTGGCGCTGTGGGGCGGCCTGATCGTCGCCCTGCCGTTCATGCTGCACCAGGTGTGGCTGTTCGTGATGCCGGGACTCACCGCGACCGAACGCCGCTGGGCGGTACCGTTCATCCTGGGTGCGGGGCTGTCCTTCGGGCTGGGCACGGTGTTCTGTTATCAGATCATCTTGCCGTACGCAGTGCCTTTTTTGGTGGACTTCCTCGACGGCGCGGTGATCGTCAACCTCAACATCGCGCAGTACATCTCGCAGATCCTGACGTACCTCGCGGTGTTCGGGCTGATTTTCGAGCTGCCGATCCTGGCGTTTTTGCTTACCAAGATCGGGCTGGTGAACGCCCGCATGCTGGGCAGCGTGCGCCGCTTTGCCTTCGTGATCATCCTGATCGTCTCGGCGATCATTACGCCGACTTCGGACCCGGTGAACCTGATGCTGATGGCGGGGCCGCTGTACCTGCTGTACGAGGTGGGTATCATCGTGTCGCGCTTCGCAGCCCCGCGCCCCGTGGCGGTGGAGCAAGAGGAACTCGAAGTTTAA
- a CDS encoding twin-arginine translocase TatA/TatE family subunit, which translates to MNLGPAEVILILVAVLLIFGPKKLPELGKSLGQGIREFRRGTQGIREDLEASLKDEPKAAARSEAEPQAKAAAPAPALEAEAAQK; encoded by the coding sequence ATGAATTTAGGTCCTGCAGAAGTCATTCTTATCCTGGTCGCCGTCTTGCTGATCTTCGGGCCCAAGAAGCTGCCCGAGCTCGGTAAGAGCCTGGGACAGGGCATCCGCGAGTTCCGCCGGGGCACGCAGGGCATCCGCGAGGACCTCGAGGCCAGCCTCAAGGACGAGCCCAAGGCCGCGGCCCGCAGCGAGGCCGAGCCCCAGGCGAAGGCCGCGGCCCCGGCTCCGGCCCTCGAGGCCGAGGCCGCCCAGAAGTAA